In the Zingiber officinale cultivar Zhangliang chromosome 5A, Zo_v1.1, whole genome shotgun sequence genome, TAGATCGAATATACGTTGTAGCAATTATGAAACCATAACTATTTCAACATGAATGTAGATGAACATGATTGAATACACATTGTAGCATGTATGAAACTGTTACTATTAtaacatgaatatttttgaatatattaaATATGTGTTATATTAGCTACGAAATTGTAGACGCTATAAATCGTGCAATTAATTCAAGATTAGATGAGagataataatgataataatcaTATGCATCACTGAACAAAGACAATGGACGTCATtttgattaaaaaggaaaatgagaTTGGAGAACCACATTAATAAtcatttttaggaatttattaaTTGCAACAATGATTTTTGTTTTAAGAAACCAGGAGATTATTCACAGCTTTAACATTtgcttgaaaataattttatttataatttcattGTTATAACGAGCTGGGAGATTATAATTACTCTCTGTTAATTTAATTCGTGTGCATTCCCCTTAATCTATATCTTCATTAGCAAATCTGAGTCATCGAGATTCATCGTTGAATCCTTTTTGAGAAATAATCTCTTCAACAAGTGGACACTGGGATAAatgattatttattatttatatattttaaaaaaagggTCAcggattaattatattaattaatatataaattaaatgcgaaaaattaaaacaaattctGGTGTATAAGATAGAGACGTAGTCATGGCTTTCACGTTGAAATCCCGCGCCACCACCAATCCGAGTCGTCAAGGAAGGAAACGTCGatcgccggcgacgagagccaccgCCACCCTCTATCTCCACCGACGCAGCACCGCCTTGGGCGGCGAGTTACGTCGCAGGAGATCTCGGTTAGTAGAATGTGttctctttcttttcctgtccgttTTTTCTTCTTATTGTTGGATAAGCAATTAAAAGTACTATAGAGAGAAAAGGATCGAAGAAATTGGAAAAACGCTCATGAGCTATCGAGATTATCATCGAATTCTACAAATTATGCGCTCAAGAACTGGACAACGAAATGGAAGTTTAATAAaaagtagttttttttaaaaaaaaaaaagattatgaaTGAATTATGGGAGATTGAACTatatttttctctccctttttagTTAAATTTCGGTTTGTAGATGCGAATCTCGTCTCTTTGTTTCTTCCTTCGAAGCTCTTTCTCATAAATCAGAAGATTCACTTGGTAAAATTCTTTGTTTGCCTTAAAGCTGGTCAGTGCAGTTTGGAATTTCAACCAGAAAAGTTGCATTTTGGGAGAAAAAGGAAGCTGGTGATTTGGTCAAAAATGAAAAAGGATAGCAGATGGAGAAAGGTAACACTATTTGTGAAGAAAAAAAAGTTGAACTTTTTTTGTTAGTATTATGAAGAagatttcttctttttttgttcTTCATTTTAGTTTGTTGTTACATTAGCGAAATTGGGGAGAATCTTATTCCAGCATCTGATTTCGATCATAATTGCAGTTTTCTCTTTGGAATATCATTCGGATCAATGATAATAATGCTGGAAACTCAAGCAAAGGCAAAACATCAGGTAGGTTCTTATGCTTTGGTCATAAATGAGGTATATATATCAACAATTCTTACCTTTTCGATCTTGTCATGTCTGTTCTGATATCCTAAAAgatgtcccctcggggcggtgcgatggttaaggcatggggtgttgccacatgaggtcttggggttgaaactcgacgtgaccgagcataacctcccccatgtcttggctatttgcactaatggctagcagcgaatcgccttttgccacatgatatCCTAAAAGACACCTGTTCTGATACTATGAAGTCTTTTGTGTTCTCCATCTTTCCTTCCCTTAATATTTTGAATATGTAAATCAGTTGAATTTCGAGGAAGTCCCCGTTTCTCGACCTCTTCTTCTACGGCCATTGGGAAAAGCATTTCAGGTACAACCATatgtttgttttttcttttccgcatcactTGTCCATTTGAACTATTTAGATCATCTTCCACTTAGATGATGATACACTAGAAGCCGCTTAAGAATTTGAAAATACCACTACCATTTTCGTAGATTAGCAACCGAGAAAGTTGCAAACTACCTTCATTCTCTTACATTAGCTCACAATCACCATGATGATTGCATATTTACATTGCCTATACCAAACATGATCGTAATTCGTCAGTAATCTCTTCATTTTTGATACATCATTCAAGAAACAGATTCACAAGTCGCGAGCATGGTCTTCAATGACCGCCTATGTAGAGCTCCAAGCATCATAACTAGTGAGGCAATCAGGTATGATAACATATCCGTTCCCTTGCGGTTTTTGTCTTCGATCTCACCTTGATTTGCTTAATTTTGAATCTGTCTATTGCGATTTAGGATTTTCGCGGCAACATGGAATGTTGGAGGAAATACTCCCCATGAAGGACTTAGCCTCAGTGACTTCCTTCCTGCTGATGATCACTCAGATATATATGTTTTGGGGTAATTTGAATGTACATCTTTGCAAGGGATGTGATGGATTCATTTCCTAGCTTTCTTTGAAATCGTGTAGAATTCTGATGTCTCTATTTCTTTCTGGCCTTCCAGTTTTCAGGAGATAGTTCCTCTGAATGCCGGGAATGTACTCGTAATCGAGGACAATGAGCCAGCGGCGAAGTGGCTATCTCTAATCAATCAAGCATTGAATGGTGCCGGTGATACAGAGACTGACATCGAATCACACTCATCATCTCCTTATATTGACTCTACCTCAAGAGGTGCATTGTTCTTTCAGAAACTACCACTTAAAGCCGTTAGCAAAACTTTCAAAACGGAACAGGGACGCCGTCTGAGAGCCTGCAATTGCCCTGCTGAAGCGACAAGGAAGTCCTACAGAGGGTCATGTTTTAGTTGCCGGCATGCTCACATCAATGACAGTGActcagaggaggaggaagaggaggaggaagaagaggaagttgTACATTATCCTATTTCGGGTTTTTCGGTTAGGCCTACAAGTAGTAAGCAGAAGTATTGCCTCATAACCAGCAAACAGATGGTGGGGATTTTTGTCACTGTCTGGGTGAGGAGAGAACTTGTGCAGCACATAGGACACCTACGAGTCGCTTGTATCGGAAGGGGAATTATGGGTTGGCTTGGTAATAAGGTGAGAGGAAGGGTTGTTaatcctgttttttttttttatcagctTTCATGTGCTGCATTCTGTTCTTTCTTTCACCTCGTAGGGATGCATCTCGGTGAGTCTGTCGTTGCACCGAACAAGCTTTTGCTTCATTTGCAGTCACTTGGCTTCGGGGGAGAAAGGAGGAGACGAGCTGAGAAGGAATTCTGACGTTTCAGAAACACTGAAACACACACAATTCAGGAAGGTCTGCAGAAGAGCCGGTCGAAGAATACCCGTAAAGATTCTCGAGCATGAGTAAGAGTTCTTTTGTTTGAATAATAATTGCCGTCATGATCGGAGACTGAGCTAGTGATTTTATTTACTTTCTCCGGTTGCTCAGCCGTGTCATATGGTTGGGGGATTTGAATTACCGGATTTCTTTGAGCTACAGTGAGACCAAAAAACTTCTCGAGGATAATAACTGGCATGAGCTTTTCGAGAAGGATCAGGTACTTGGTGTAGACCTTTTCGTGTAGCGGAATCCACAAGTGAAATCTGTGATGCAAAACTTTCGTCCTGATTGTTTTGATAGCTTAAAATTGAAAGAGAAGCTGGGAGAGTGTTCAAGGGGTGGAATGAAGGGAAGATCTACTTCGCTCCCACTTATAAGTACTCGAACAACTCGGACACTTATGCCGGAGAGGGTGCAACGTCAAAGAAGAAACGAAGAACACCTGCGTGGTAAAAATTGCTGCTTGGTCTAAAACAACTACATGATTTTTCTAGCATTATAGTCTAGCTCAAAACAATTTCAGGTGCGATCGCATTCTCTGGAATGGTGATGGAATTGTGCAGCTGTCTTATATCAGAGGGGAGTCTAAATTTTCAGATCATCGACCGGTATGTGCCGTGTTTGTGGTG is a window encoding:
- the LOC121983284 gene encoding type I inositol polyphosphate 5-phosphatase 10-like isoform X1 encodes the protein MKKDSRWRKFSLWNIIRINDNNAGNSSKGKTSVEFRGSPRFSTSSSTAIGKSISETDSQVASMVFNDRLCRAPSIITSEAIRIFAATWNVGGNTPHEGLSLSDFLPADDHSDIYVLGFQEIVPLNAGNVLVIEDNEPAAKWLSLINQALNGAGDTETDIESHSSSPYIDSTSRGALFFQKLPLKAVSKTFKTEQGRRLRACNCPAEATRKSYRGSCFSCRHAHINDSDSEEEEEEEEEEEVVHYPISGFSVRPTSSKQKYCLITSKQMVGIFVTVWVRRELVQHIGHLRVACIGRGIMGWLGNKGCISVSLSLHRTSFCFICSHLASGEKGGDELRRNSDVSETLKHTQFRKVCRRAGRRIPVKILEHDRVIWLGDLNYRISLSYSETKKLLEDNNWHELFEKDQLKIEREAGRVFKGWNEGKIYFAPTYKYSNNSDTYAGEGATSKKKRRTPAWCDRILWNGDGIVQLSYIRGESKFSDHRPVCAVFVVEVGVNDDRSKNLTTPNMRVGAEEILNSRGGSC
- the LOC121983284 gene encoding type I inositol polyphosphate 5-phosphatase 10-like isoform X2 — translated: MKKDSRWRKFSLWNIIRINDNNAGNSSKGKTSVEFRGSPRFSTSSSTAIGKSISDSQVASMVFNDRLCRAPSIITSEAIRIFAATWNVGGNTPHEGLSLSDFLPADDHSDIYVLGFQEIVPLNAGNVLVIEDNEPAAKWLSLINQALNGAGDTETDIESHSSSPYIDSTSRGALFFQKLPLKAVSKTFKTEQGRRLRACNCPAEATRKSYRGSCFSCRHAHINDSDSEEEEEEEEEEEVVHYPISGFSVRPTSSKQKYCLITSKQMVGIFVTVWVRRELVQHIGHLRVACIGRGIMGWLGNKGCISVSLSLHRTSFCFICSHLASGEKGGDELRRNSDVSETLKHTQFRKVCRRAGRRIPVKILEHDRVIWLGDLNYRISLSYSETKKLLEDNNWHELFEKDQLKIEREAGRVFKGWNEGKIYFAPTYKYSNNSDTYAGEGATSKKKRRTPAWCDRILWNGDGIVQLSYIRGESKFSDHRPVCAVFVVEVGVNDDRSKNLTTPNMRVGAEEILNSRGGSC